The Peromyscus leucopus breed LL Stock chromosome 4, UCI_PerLeu_2.1, whole genome shotgun sequence genome segment aaacatccTATTAACAGTCggcttttaaaatccatttttgaTAAAGCAATCTTAGTTGGAAGTTATCTTCACATCTTGAAgtcttttattccattttcccTGTTTTCTAAGTTTGATTAAGAGAAATGGGatgttatgatattttattttgttatttttccttagaTCTttctttaaatctgtttttaactGAAGTAGAATTATAtcactctttctttccctctctctggccccatcCAGCTACACCATTCTACCTATAaccatcccctcccccattcctccaACACTCTTAAGTtgacagcctctttttctttggttattgtttgtgtgtgtgtgtgtgtgtgtgtgtgtgtgtgtgtatacactcctGAATACATGTTTGGAAATAATAAAACCACTATATAACCATTAATACTTTTAATATAGTTGTCTCACACATAGATAGCAGAATGCATATGCCAATGCAATGTGTATATGGAAGCCTATCACATGGAAGCATCTATATTTAACAATTAGGATTTTATGGGGCATTTTGTTATGTATTACAAATAATTCTGTAAGAAACAGCATTGAGGTGAATAATTTCCTCTATTTCTAATTGTCTATAATGAATATATTTCCCATGCAGAAATAAGTTGAACTATTTagaaccttaaaattattttgatcaATATTTCCAAGTTTTTCTCATGAAAAATTATGATTATTCATAGAACAGATTATTAAATGGTATCTTGGTtgctgttctattgctctgatgagataccatgaccaaggcaactctattaaaggaagcatttaattaggagcttgcttaccatttcagaggcttagtccattttcatcatggcttGGAGCATGGTGGCCGGGAGCAGGACATCACACAGACAGATGTTAAAGCAGTATCTGAGACCTGTACATGCTGATATgatgacagagggagagagagagagagagagagagagagagagagagagagagagagagagagagagagagagacaggtctTGACTTGAACTTTTGCAACCTCAGTCTAcccccgtgacacacttcctccaataaggccacatcatAAGCATTCTAATCCTTAAACAGTTCAACTTTATTCAAACATAGAAGCCTATGaagcattcttattcaaaccaccacaagtggtAATTTTAACCTActgacaaatttaaaaattaatatgcatTTGGGTGAAGCTTTgtatcaaacccaggaccttacatCTAGTAGGCATCACTCTATTTCTTAGCCATACTCATATAGTGGTTAAATTTATTAATTCAAGTCTAtcaattaagaagaaaaacagtCATTTAAGTGCTTTTACTTAAAAAGCACTGATCTTTATTATTATGGTTACCATTAGTTGTTATTTAAATTAACTGATTCTTAAGTTgttcataaaatacataataaacaacAAAGTAAGTAGAAATTGTGATAAAAAAATAGATGAAGGTCATGCTCATGGATATTAGATTGTCTagcttaattataaaatttagaacatagaataaaaatgaaaactgggaATATGAACTTTTAGAAATGTTATAAGCAACTTATGAGGGGCCAATtcataaaatgaacattttgttttctgagaagagTAGTTCTAAGATTAGCTTATTTAACTACAGGTCAATCATAAAAGAGCaagtggagaagaaaagaaacataatttgTGCTTATGAGACTGTAGAGGAACTGAGAGTCAAAAAAGAGATGATTGAGAGACGAGGAGACACTACCAGAGACAagtcacagagacacaggaacTTAAAGTATGTCAGAAAACAAGAGACGCGGGCGTGAAGCAGGTAATTTAATCTTGAACAAAAATAGCATTTCAACTCCAGATCACTACTATTTACACATTCCTCTGATTTAATTATGTTTCACCTCATAacagatacatgatgtaaaaaaTGTTTCCTTCGCCAGCATCATCACTGTGCAAACTTCATTAGCATATACATACAAATCTACCTCATTAGTGTGCTATGTAAGCTTATGATGGGATCATTGTATGTGTAGACTGTTTTTGACCAAATCATTGCTATTTGATGTATGATTGTTTTTTTTTAGGGTTCAacccaaattttatttcattataaattaATGATATTTAGTgtgaaattactttttaaaagtgttgtCATCTGATAAGTATTTGGTGTATGATCTCAGAATGAAGGAATGGAAACCAGTTGAGATTTATCAACAGTATAATTTCactatattttacttttacttttattgaaaataagattcttttttcatataatttaacTCGATtgtattttctcctctcttttacttctcccagatcttccccactaTCCCTCTCATCCAGATACATTcccattctgtctctcattagaaaaataagGATTCTAAGggacattaataaaatataacaaaataaaatataataagacaagcCACAGACTATCACATTAGAGTtggaaaagacaagcaaacataaggaaagagcagaaaagaatgtgcaagagtcagagaccaacttgttcacacactcagaaatctcATGAAGACACTGGAAGCCATAAGAAATACTCAGTGGACCTgggcagacccgtgcaggccctgtgtcTACTGCCTCAGTTTATGTGAGTTTGTATGAGATTTGATAGGGTTGATTTAAAGGGCCTCATTTTTTTGGTtccctctatcccctctggcttttccatgggatttcctgagccttgagcagagggatttgatggagacatcacattCATGGCTGTGTGTTTCAAGGACTGTCACTCTCTGCATTAATGTctaactgtgggtctctgtatttgttcccatctttgGCAATTCTCTGATGAGGTTGAGCAAAGCTCTGATCAAATTTGTCCTCTAGGTCTGGGAtatttcactcaggatgattttttttttttttgagtgctgTCCATTTATCTGCTTTGTTTACCCCAAATTCTTATGGAAACACAAAACACCCAAAGTTATTCTAAGCATTAACAGCAATGCtggaaaataaatacaacttgTTTTGAATTATAACAAAGGACATAGTAACAAAAGAAAGACGCTACTGTCACAAAAATAAGCATGTAGACAAGTACAATCTAACAGGAAACAGAACCGTACGGTTACTACAGCAACCTGTTcaggttgtttgcttgtttgtttgttttaacacaaAAGTTCCATGACCATGCTTTTGAGAAGAGGtgtcttttcaaataaaatgttctGGGAAATGTGGACACCTGCATGAATATAGTTTCATTTACCTCTCCCTGTAAATGGACCAACTAAACAGACCAATGCCCATAATGTCAGATGTGAAACTCTGGACTGTGAAAGTCCCTTAAGAGATCTTTATAAAAAGGATTCCAATAGCCCAAAAAATGGTAGCAAGAACTGACAATAGGATTTGTGTGAATGGGCAGAGTACAGGGTCAACCTATGTACTAGGAGAAACAAGGAGGTAGTATATTGAATTTATAAGGAACTCAGAATTTTAATACCAAATGAGGAAAAGAATCCAGATTAGTTCTGGAAGACAGAAGTACAAATGAAAAATGTGCTCAGCTATACCAGTGCTGGACATATCTCCAAAGGCATCTAAGTTGGCACTCGCCAGGAACAATTACACACCCGTCTTTGTCTTAGTTCTACTTCCAGTTGCCAAGATATAAACAAAGAGTAcatgtccatcaacagaggaatggaCAAGTAAAAGTAGAATATATCCACAGGAATTTTATTCAGGTATAAAAAATGAAGACCTGCCATTTCCAGGAAAACATGGGAAGCTGGTTATCATTAGGCAAAGAGAAATAAGCCAAATCAGGAAGAAAACATTACATAGTTTCTAATGTACAGAATACAGTTTCAGATAATACATAATGGGCCGGGTGTATATGCAAAAGAAGTGTAGTGCCTAAAAAGGCAgaggatcagagaagcttcttcttgcagtggaTGGTAATTAACAGAGTGCCAACTGGGAGATGAGCAGGGAGTGAGACCTTTCAGCCGTAAATGATATGTCTTCATCAAACTTCTCCCTGACACTCAGAGacctatgcagaagaggaggaagaatgagTCATGGAGAAGCCACAAAACAATGTTTCCAGACACAACACAGCTTATGCACATAtgtactcacagagactgtgacagcatgcacaagacctgctcaggttcaaaccagacaaaatcccagcatgagaAGGGGGAGTGGGAACAAACTCCCACCACAATCAAAAAGCTATTTATGGTCGACACCtgcttggaaaaagaaaatcacttttctccagtggagtgccACTGGGTATATCAAACAGTCCTCACGCGCAAGTGAAGATGGCCAATAGAAGGGGactttatgaattattttttttgtctgtgtgtgtactttttgttttattttggtatttttttgtctcattgattttattttttttgttcatctgttttgattttcatttttggttgtttttattgtgtttttttccttgagggaaggaaagagtgaaagagagagagaaaataagagagacagagagagggagagagagagagagagagagagagagagagagagagatatgaagatATGAAGTGGGGTGAATGGGATAGTTGGAGCTGGATAGGATATGAGAAGAGTTGGAGAAGGACTAAgaatatgattgaaatatataaaaagattaaacaaaatgataaaagataaaatggGAAGATGGTAGAATAACTGTGTAATAAACTTGTAAATAAACAAGATATTCACATATTTTCTCATGGAAAGAGTCTAGAGAAACTTGTTTATAATGTAAAGTGCAATACTTCCTATCAGTGCCTTTAGCTACCTCTGATGATCATGCCATCTACACACCAGTTAATAAATGACATAGTAGGCGGGTAccatttacattttacatatatgatCGTCACTTAACAGAAGCATGAAGTTTTTCAGGGAAGTATAATTTACGATTGGCTAGTGGAATTGGTGGAAGTTGCATGAAGAACTGGAAATGGATCCTTTGTCCCCAAACCAGTGGTATGAATAAGGGATCAGTTTACTTAGATAGAATTATTTAACTGGTGTGCTGCCTTCTTAATAGGCCTAattttattgtgaaataaaatgtgcTAATAATATTAGTGTTACATCAAAGGTATGttacatcatatatacatacatattactaTGCCACATGAGAATAAAAGCATGTGCATTGCATAGTAAACCTTCCCAATATTGGAGAACAATAGACATTGTCATCATTTGCATTTTACTGATCTAAAAAAACTGAGACATAGGACCTTAACTTGTTTCAGAACTAACATCTTGTAGTAATTGGAGCTGGGAAAAGGATCACATATTCACATTCAGGCATCCATGTTGAAACTGCCTCCATGCCTTGCTGACACCCTTCAGTAAAATATCTGATTACAACTAAAACATCTCATGTCAGGGGCTAGAAAGTCGGCACAGTGGGCACAATGTTTACAAGGCAAGCAGAAAGACTTGTGTTCAGTCCCTGAACCCATTAAAAACAGGCATGCGGGTGCATGCTTGTGTCACAGCGCTGGACAGGCAGGAATGGATGGCTCTTTAGGGCTCACCAGCACGCCAGCCTGTCCTGTTTGCTGAGTTCCATATTGgtatgaagggaaaaaaaagccaaaacagatCCCAAAGAATGCTTCAGATTGTCTTCAGTGCAGCCGTGAccttacatacacatgcacacacacacacacacagcacacgcttgtgcacacacacacatacacaccagcatGCATACACAATGTTACGTCAATGTTTACCATTGCTGGCACAGCTTTGGCCATGCATGTTTATGGagagtttttaaatgaaaatgaccGTGTGGCCTTTGTAAAGCAAAATCACAAAGGCCATAGGGCCTCTCGTTTTTGTCAGCTTCCATATTtgataaaacaaaattgaaatagaaatgtaATGCATTTCAGTCTTTTAGCGGCATCAGCTCACTCTTATGAAGAGTGAGGAAATATTACATCCTGCCCTATGAGCTGGGAGAATCCTGCTGCAACAAGTAAATTAAACCTGCAGTGGTGGCATCGAAGCAGCCATGTAGAGTGCACATACCAAAGGTTCCGCCCGAATTCCTACGAAAGCTTTAGCACGTAAATAGACGATGGATCAACTTGTACCAGAGTATTAATAacattctttttatcttttatttagttacataaagaaaaagaacatgcaCAGAAGATGGAAGATCACCTACAAATGTAAACTTTAAATCagcatatatttatatagcaAATGAGTAACATGAGGCTCATCCAAGTTGTGGTTACTGTGAAAACACTGAACATTGCTATAAGTTCCTTGAAATTCACAACACAGAATTTAGGAAGTGCCTCAATAGGATAGCATGGCTCTGCATGCATGAGGGATATTATTTTCCAAACATTACCAACCAAAAAGTACATAATTTTTCATGTATCTACATCttgttcattcttttaaaaaggcTCAAAAATGATAGAATTTGTACATCATTGACATTTAATAGATTTCTTTTATAAAGTCACTGTTTCACATGTGTATTATGATATCAcatgttgtggtgtgtgtgtgtgagagagagagagattagaaagGGGGCTGTGAAAGGGTGTAAAGAGTTCTAatgggaagtgggaggggagCAACAAGGATTAGTTGGGACATTTGAGGCATGAAAACAccagcaaggaggaggaggaggaggaggaagactccaggaaAAGGGGGAAGGGACAGGAGATGGTTTTGATGGCAGATAAGAACAAAGTGTAATAATAAACCTCTGTGAAAATGTCACAAGGAAATGTGATACTTACCTGACAACTGaaacttaaagaataaaaaaatgtggCATTTAATATGTGATAtgtgaaaaaatgtattttaaaatatggttgaatatattttaggttagaactagaaaatacctcATTATTAGCTACAGTGAAGAAACAAAAGGCAGAAATAGAACATCTGCAGAGACAtctgcaggacacacagaaaGACCTGGCCCAGAGTTCAAGTTTGGTAAGTCAATGTCATGTCAACCCCCTTTCtggcaataaaaagaaatactttaggGAACATATGAAATGTGTTCATATGAAATGTCTCATTACAAACACttttattgtttgataatttGCACATACATTGTTTGAATCAAATCTCCCTCCTAATTGCTACACTTTAATTCTTTTCTCACTGCTTTCAGCACTCTCCCTACTAACTGTATGTGCCCATTTTGGGTTATTTTCAGTGTTGTGTTTTAGCTCACTGCTGccagtatgtgcatgggtgtaaaaccatctactggagcatggctAGCCTCTCAGGTTCACGTCTATGGAGAAGGCAACTCTCCATCTCCAAGAAGCCAccaatttctcttttcattaCCTAATTCCATGGGAAGGAATGGTTCAGGGTGAATAGCATATCTTGGAGTTAGTCTTTTTCCTAGCATGGTGCCAAAATCTGGGTTCAGTTACCAATACCATATACATGAGTATTTTTTACAATTCAGATTTAATACTGCTTACATTggtaagaaatatttaaaacagcaacgtatttttcacatatttaaaaattgttatagaAATCATTCTTTTTCGACCTTGAAGAATGAAATGTCAAAAGTAAAAGAATCAAATATACTAGGATGATTTGAATTAGATTTTCTCTAAATATAAATTTCAATCTGCGGTAGGCACAGACAGCCGTTCAGGAAAATAAGAAGCTCTGTAAGAAGCACACTGCAGTAATAACTGAGATGGAAAACATGATTAAGAGGCTGTGGTCAGAAGTCTCCAGTGTTAAAACTTTGAGCGAGTCCAGCCAGAGAGAACTGGGGAAGTACAGGCGATGCTATCTGGAAGaactaagaaacaaaaacttCCTACTACATGAACTAAACAGGTGAGTGAAAGAGAAGGTCGCAGAAGATGCAGCCAGCTCATTCATAAACTGCTAAATCATAAACTTTAGTCAGATTTGATCCTCACACTAATGGGATGTGAAAGCTACCTGGCCAATATGTTTTTGGGAAGTTACATCAGAAGATGGATTCACTGATAAAATGTTGTTCCAGGCACATTTTATTGCCTTCCCTCTTTTAGTTATGTTTGGCTTTTTCCTCATTAAAATTCTCATATAGTTAACCCAAGCATCCAGATTTTCAGGCACGTATtcctaaaagtttcttattaGATGCAGCTATATAGGTATAAAATTGCCTATCAACATATACAAAGAAGACACATCCCCAATGGAGTCAGCGGATTGTGCTAAATCCTGCTGGCCTGGATCTGGAACTCTGACAGGCAGCAGCTAGGGAATGAGGAAAGAACAGCACATGGACACATGTATGGAAGAGCTGGGGTCCAGACGGGGCATACGCACTCTGAAGGACCAGCTCCCATTCCTGCTATGATGCTGAACTTGAGTGTGTTAATCATGCACAgtcctggggtgggagggtgtgCTGTTTACTCTCAGTAGGCAAGCAAGCTCAAGCTGCAGCGTCCATGAAGAGGAGGAAGCCGCAGTTGCTAGtgtttgcacacatgtggcaccCTTTCCAGTTCAAAAAGCTTTGCCAACCCTCTGAGTCTCATCCTGGTAAGGTTTTGCCACTCACACGGGACTGAGACATTggagtccttgacatggctgtacCCATCTCAACAACACATGTTCTTTCAGGACTTCCTCACTCAGGCCTTCCTTCTTGCACTTCCCACGGGGTtatctttatgtatttatgtacatatatgtgcaacaataatttaaaagaagtCATTAGTTAGAGAAAGAGTGAGGGGTAGACACGGGAGAGGTTGGAGGGATCACAgaagggggaagtgatgtaataaaattttaacttaatttgggggtgtgttttgagacagggtatcactatgtagctctggctgtcctggaactcactatgcagaccaggttgTCTTTGATCAGcctcccttcacctcccaagtgctagggttaaaggcatgtgccaccatgcctgaccattatgttttaattttaaaaaaaatcgtaattaaaaaaaattggttgtTTGGGGATGAATACAATTAAAACCCCAGGGGGGAAATACTGCTAATTCTATTGAAACCTAGTGAATTAACTTTCCTCcgctgttttcttttgtcttatgtGACAAAACTGTACTCTTGAATGTTTATATGCCTTGTATTAGAGTAGAGACGAATACCATGGTAAAAGGGGTTAATACAAATCACAATGTTGACAAAGATAATTCCTTTGTTAGTGGGAGAGCATGTGTACAAGCCAAGAAGGGGCAGGTCCCCCCCCCATCTGATTCCTGGGTACTTTTGAAATGGCCAACTGTACTCAAAGTtccgtttgttttgttttgatcatcAACTCAGCCAGATCCTTGTTTCTCTTATCGCTTAATGTCTGTCATagcttttgtcaacttaacataaaCCTTAGCATACCAACACATCTTGGAGAAGGAAATCCCATGTGAGAAGTTACTTCTGTCAGGTCTGGCCTGTGGGCACATATCTGGGATGTTTACTTGACCAGTGGTTAATATGGGAGAGTGCAGCCCACTgcgggtggtgccatctctgagcAGGCAGGCCTGGACTGCATGAAAGAGGTGGCTAAGCCAGGCATGGAAAGCTAACCAGTAAGCAGAATTTCTCCATTGCTCCACGGTTTCTGCTCCAAGCTTCTACCTTgatttcctgccttggcctctcttGACGGTAACCCAGGAGCCAAACAAACTCATCTCCAAGTTGTTTTGGGGCAGTGTtttttcacagccacagaaagcaaactagaacaatgTCCAATGCTTAATTTTACCCACTGAATATACAAATCCTGAAAGCAAATGCTTGAGAAtgtcattttgtttcctttaactTCCTAACTCTCCTTACTAGTACAAATGTTCATTGCTTTTTATagctttgttttattaattatataggTCTGAAAAGTATAATGTGATATTTTAATAGATTTACATGTAGTTCATTTGGTAGTAAATCATGAATGTTAATATACTCATCATATCACATAACTATATTTTGAATTTAAGTATTTCTAATCTGATCTCAATAATTATATTATTCCTCTCAGCACCAGCTTACAAGTTAAGTAGTCATACATTGTTGCTATCTTTTATATTGTTTGAGTTTCCTTTTAGTGTGCAATTTTTCCCAAAAGTATATATATACTCTGTtttctgcatttgtgtgtgtgtgtgtgtgtgtgtgtgtgtgtgtgtgtgtgtgtgtgtgtgtgtttgtttctatatGGGCATCTGGACATGTACATATGAGtgtcatgcatgtggaggtgagaCTTTGATGCTGGATGTCTTCTTCAGTCTCTCTCCTTATATATTGAGGATGGTCTCTCACTCGAACTGAGAGCTCACTAATCCGGCTAGTCTGCTAGCTGCTTGCTTTAAGAATGCCCTGTGTCTGCCCCTGAAGCTCTGGGGTTGCAGGTGCACCCACCTGGTACTTTCATAGCctgggggatctgaactctggtcctatgCTGCGATGACAATGATCCACTcactttacctgctgggccatcttcctAGGCCCGTAGTGTATGTGCTCTTCTGGAAGAATTCTGAACATGTAATTGTATTCAGCAGGTACGATTTGACGTAGTTTTCAATGTTAAGATTctcttcaaaacaaaatttattattatggaataatttttattgaaagtCCTTTTGGAATTTTTCGGGGAAAACGATTACTACTCAGTGTTTGTCTCTTTGGTATCTATAGGACTAACAACAGTCAAGAAGAGTCCCATACAGAACTTCACATGAAATTTGAGCAGAACATTTCTGCATCAAAAACACTGAGT includes the following:
- the LOC114698995 gene encoding ankyrin repeat domain-containing protein 26-like → MEDHLQMLELENTSLLATVKKQKAEIEHLQRHLQDTQKDLAQSSSLAQTAVQENKKLCKKHTAVITEMENMIKRLWSEVSSVKTLSESSQRELGKYRRCYLEELRNKNFLLHELNRTNNSQEESHTELHMKFEQNISASKTLSTRLVHKCSCVEKTHQLGNEDGENLAVPSSTIGSTHACMAHYPWMSENDMRELSKGLGDLKQSVQLSLETQKKQNSCVEELAGIVKPFKIINHKCEIGECGSHRDFETCQFGRRTPVSMQQYSAQTTTKPYSEFLRVTQLQQ